One part of the Methylobacterium terrae genome encodes these proteins:
- a CDS encoding HD-GYP domain-containing protein — MPDERTFVLVTDRPDRSAAISAALRGIGICDVVGPEETWRDRRTLAGVVSDMTLARPETDHCLRTLQRRYADRNLPVICLLRKATQDALRHAKTLGATVCMPAYVPPETIIAALANQVGIIAGNAEQAVSQGVVRAGEALNGLLAEARAGQPIRMGAVEAGLGPILTAVQEGGLARWLDTVWTHDDATYQHCLLVAGLSAQFALHLGFRHDDQFRFVRAALIHDVGKARIPLEILNKPGRLDPDEMTVMRTHAAIGHEVLRAGGERDPLTLAAVRHHHEMLDGSGYPDGLAGNQIGDMVRLLTICDIYAALTERRPYKAPMKMADAMAILAGMDGKLESGLVQSFGEAMRAAA, encoded by the coding sequence ATGCCCGACGAGAGGACCTTCGTCCTCGTGACCGACAGGCCCGATCGCAGCGCTGCGATCAGCGCGGCCCTGCGGGGCATCGGAATCTGCGACGTCGTCGGCCCCGAGGAGACGTGGCGCGACCGCCGGACGCTGGCCGGGGTGGTCTCCGACATGACGCTGGCGCGCCCTGAGACGGACCACTGCCTGCGCACGCTGCAGCGCCGCTACGCCGACCGCAACCTGCCGGTGATCTGCCTCCTACGCAAGGCGACGCAGGACGCGCTGCGCCACGCCAAGACCCTCGGGGCGACGGTGTGCATGCCGGCCTACGTGCCGCCCGAGACCATCATCGCCGCGCTCGCCAACCAGGTCGGGATCATCGCCGGCAATGCCGAGCAGGCGGTGAGCCAGGGGGTGGTCCGGGCCGGCGAGGCGCTGAACGGCCTCCTGGCCGAGGCGAGGGCGGGCCAGCCGATCCGCATGGGCGCCGTCGAGGCCGGCCTCGGCCCGATCCTGACCGCGGTGCAGGAGGGCGGGCTCGCCCGCTGGCTCGACACGGTCTGGACCCACGACGACGCCACCTACCAGCACTGCCTGCTGGTGGCCGGCCTGTCGGCGCAGTTCGCCCTGCATCTGGGCTTTCGCCACGACGACCAGTTCCGCTTCGTGCGCGCCGCGCTGATCCACGACGTCGGCAAGGCCCGCATCCCGCTCGAGATCCTCAACAAGCCCGGCCGGCTCGACCCCGACGAGATGACGGTGATGCGCACCCACGCGGCCATCGGCCACGAGGTGCTGCGGGCGGGCGGCGAGCGCGACCCGCTGACCCTCGCGGCGGTCCGCCACCACCACGAGATGCTCGACGGCTCGGGCTACCCGGACGGGCTCGCCGGCAACCAGATCGGCGACATGGTGCGCCTGCTCACCATCTGCGACATCTACGCCGCCCTCACCGAGCGCCGGCCCTACAAGGCCCCGATGAAGATGGCCGACGCGATGGCGATCCTCGCCGGCATGGACGGCAAGCTGGAATCCGGCCTGGTGCAGTCCTTCGGCGAGGCGATGCGCGCGGCGGCGTAA
- a CDS encoding putative bifunctional diguanylate cyclase/phosphodiesterase, protein MRHSSPARFATLGRSGWRRLRRQGRALDLGHRLWITAIALAGSLLALTALVVGPSATAYRDSQDNLARVSRLGQVFEAANRLSAERGPANVAMSIPPGSDPAALARLAAFRAASDGALAALGGLDAAAGAAVSTLPYRFLSATASRLAEARQEVDRVAGLPAAERSLEDITGAIARMVAAVDTFQDAVAWEIREIGRADPSLAGPALVAHVVSDLREYGGRIGSALIPAVAVHRPLDIRQLADATQMRGRILELLRLLRGQAAFGHGQPLETLFGTVEATFAGRGLALIEATIAEGRGTGRYSLTADELTHRYVPTLKPVEALRDRYLAGMVEGFAAERDAMRRRLVAVACGAVVVLALLAFLLQSLNASVLRPLLSAREFVVALSRGEAPREGERPDGPARAAPAIRITGIRRLFDALAVLEERMRERARLMETLRRQAETDGLTGMSNRRGLALAMARVAAAPDAPAAALMIDLDGFKKVNDTLGHEAGDDLIRQAGARLAACIGRDGLVARMGGDEFAILLPGRGEPADAAAFAETILHSLSEPFAVEGQTIHLGASIGIAASPLHGPLTDELIACADMALYEAKRAGRHCHRVFAPSLRDATLAWTARQQELPRALAAGEFELYYQPQVALGDRRLIGAEALIRWRHPRLGLLAPGEFLAPLEASRLAAPVGRWVLRTACAQGAAWRRAGAPDLRVGVNLFSAQFHSASLVDEVRAALAESGLPGSALEIEITETIILQHDEALIAPLRALRDLGVGLAFDDFGTGYASLSLLKRFPLTRLKIDRSFVQGMEGSAQDRAIVQSVLTLGRSFGLAVIAEGIECETTAQRLRAEGCEEAQGYLFGRPMPAGAFADLLRADARRTA, encoded by the coding sequence GTGCGTCACTCATCTCCGGCGAGGTTCGCGACCCTGGGCCGATCCGGCTGGAGGCGGCTGCGGCGGCAGGGCCGCGCCCTCGATCTCGGGCACCGGCTGTGGATCACCGCGATCGCCCTCGCGGGAAGCCTGCTCGCCCTGACGGCCCTCGTCGTCGGCCCCTCCGCCACCGCCTACCGCGACAGCCAGGACAATCTCGCCCGCGTCAGCCGGCTCGGGCAAGTCTTCGAGGCCGCCAACCGCCTCTCGGCGGAGCGCGGGCCGGCGAACGTCGCGATGTCGATCCCGCCCGGCAGCGATCCGGCCGCCCTGGCCCGGCTCGCCGCGTTCCGGGCGGCGAGCGACGGCGCGCTCGCGGCCCTGGGCGGGCTCGACGCGGCGGCGGGCGCCGCCGTGTCCACCCTGCCCTACCGCTTCCTCTCGGCGACGGCGTCCCGGCTGGCCGAGGCGCGGCAGGAGGTGGACCGGGTGGCCGGCCTGCCGGCGGCGGAGAGGAGCCTCGAGGACATCACGGGCGCGATCGCCCGGATGGTCGCCGCGGTCGACACGTTCCAGGACGCGGTCGCCTGGGAGATCCGCGAGATCGGCCGGGCCGATCCGTCGCTTGCCGGCCCGGCCCTCGTCGCCCACGTGGTGAGCGACCTGCGCGAGTATGGCGGCCGGATCGGCTCCGCCCTCATCCCGGCGGTCGCCGTGCACCGTCCGCTCGACATCCGCCAGCTCGCGGACGCCACGCAGATGCGGGGCCGCATCCTGGAGCTGCTGCGGCTGTTGCGCGGGCAGGCGGCGTTCGGGCACGGGCAGCCCCTCGAGACGCTGTTCGGCACGGTCGAGGCGACCTTCGCCGGGCGCGGCCTCGCGCTCATCGAGGCGACGATCGCGGAGGGGCGCGGGACCGGCCGCTACTCGCTCACCGCCGACGAGCTCACCCACCGCTACGTGCCGACCTTGAAGCCGGTCGAGGCCCTGCGCGACCGCTACCTCGCCGGCATGGTCGAGGGCTTCGCGGCCGAGCGCGACGCGATGCGCCGGCGGCTCGTCGCGGTGGCCTGCGGCGCCGTCGTCGTGTTGGCGCTGCTGGCCTTCCTGCTCCAGTCGCTGAACGCCTCGGTGCTGCGTCCGCTCCTCTCCGCGCGGGAATTCGTCGTGGCCCTCTCCCGGGGCGAGGCCCCGCGCGAGGGCGAACGGCCGGACGGCCCCGCCCGCGCCGCGCCGGCGATCCGCATCACCGGGATCCGGCGCCTGTTCGACGCGCTCGCGGTGCTGGAGGAGCGGATGCGCGAGCGGGCGCGCCTGATGGAGACCCTGCGCCGGCAGGCCGAGACCGACGGCCTCACCGGGATGAGCAACCGCCGCGGCCTCGCCCTGGCGATGGCGCGCGTCGCGGCCGCGCCCGACGCCCCGGCCGCCGCCCTGATGATCGACCTCGACGGCTTCAAGAAGGTCAACGACACCCTGGGCCACGAGGCCGGCGACGACCTGATCCGCCAGGCCGGCGCGCGCCTCGCGGCCTGCATCGGCCGGGACGGCCTCGTCGCCCGGATGGGCGGCGACGAGTTCGCGATCCTGCTGCCCGGGCGCGGCGAGCCCGCGGACGCGGCCGCCTTCGCCGAGACGATCCTGCACAGCCTCTCCGAGCCGTTCGCGGTCGAGGGCCAGACCATCCATCTCGGCGCCAGCATCGGCATCGCGGCGAGCCCGCTCCACGGGCCGCTCACCGACGAGCTGATCGCCTGCGCCGACATGGCCCTCTACGAGGCCAAGCGCGCCGGGCGGCACTGCCACCGGGTGTTCGCCCCGTCCCTGCGCGACGCCACCCTGGCCTGGACCGCGCGCCAGCAGGAACTGCCGCGCGCGCTCGCGGCCGGCGAGTTCGAGCTGTACTACCAGCCGCAGGTCGCCCTGGGGGACCGCCGGCTCATCGGCGCCGAGGCGCTGATCCGCTGGCGCCACCCCCGGCTCGGCCTGCTCGCCCCCGGGGAGTTCCTGGCGCCCCTCGAGGCGAGCCGGCTCGCCGCGCCGGTGGGCCGGTGGGTGCTGCGCACGGCCTGTGCGCAAGGAGCCGCGTGGCGCCGGGCCGGGGCGCCCGACCTGCGCGTCGGCGTCAACCTGTTCAGCGCGCAGTTCCACTCGGCGAGCCTCGTCGACGAGGTCCGGGCGGCGCTCGCCGAGTCGGGGCTGCCGGGCTCCGCCCTCGAGATCGAGATCACCGAGACCATCATCCTCCAGCACGACGAGGCCCTGATCGCCCCGCTGCGGGCCCTGCGCGACCTCGGCGTCGGCCTCGCCTTCGACGATTTCGGCACCGGCTACGCCTCCCTGAGCCTGCTCAAGCGCTTCCCGCTGACGCGGCTGAAGATCGACCGCTCCTTCGTGCAGGGCATGGAGGGCTCGGCGCAGGACCGGGCGATCGTGCAATCGGTGCTGACCCTCGGCCGCAGCTTCGGCCTCGCGGTGATCGCGGAGGGGATCGAATGCGAGACGACGGCCCAGCGGCTGCGGGCGGAGGGCTGCGAGGAGGCCCAGGGCTACCTGTTCGGCCGGCCGATGCCCGCCGGGGCGTTCGCGGACCTCCTGCGGGCCGACGCGCGGCGCACGGCGTGA
- a CDS encoding PLP-dependent aminotransferase family protein — MVGRSRRKRWAGLDASSPRALSVSARIGADLKAQIADGTCPPGSALPSTRALAAELGVSRTTVTAAYDQLIAEGYLETRPGGRTRVAAGLRPDPGPREAAAAPPQRLSAFGRRILAMPPPDDAPAPAIDFRTGDLSGEDFPALAWRRALNAALLRRPARLGYGDPRGLPELRAALQAYLWRARGLRCGLDQIVVVNGSQQGIDLCARLLVDPGDRVVMEEPGYRAARGVFSAAGAAIVPVPVDADGLRTGDLAAIGGARLAYVTPSHQFPLGGVLPAARRQALLDWAEASGATIVEDDYDGEYRFDARPVEALLGLDRTGRVIYVGTISKTLSPQLRLGYLVVPPALGAAFAEAKRLADRQAPGLEQAALARFLAEGGYERHLRQVRRRNAERRAALLAALAESFGPAVRVEGAAAGLHLVAWFPQVPAGREAAMAAAARAAGIGVYPVGPTYHEAANRPDRAGLVLGFAGSGPETIRAGIRRLAAALAAAP; from the coding sequence GTGGTCGGGAGATCACGCCGAAAAAGGTGGGCCGGCCTGGACGCATCCTCTCCCCGCGCCCTGTCCGTCAGCGCCCGGATCGGCGCCGACCTGAAGGCGCAGATCGCCGACGGCACCTGTCCGCCCGGAAGCGCCCTGCCCTCGACGCGGGCGCTCGCCGCCGAGCTCGGGGTGTCGCGCACCACCGTGACGGCGGCCTACGACCAGCTGATCGCCGAGGGCTATCTCGAGACGCGGCCGGGCGGCCGCACGCGGGTCGCCGCCGGCCTCCGGCCGGATCCCGGGCCGCGCGAGGCCGCCGCCGCGCCGCCGCAGCGCCTGTCGGCCTTCGGGCGGCGGATCCTCGCGATGCCCCCTCCCGACGACGCGCCGGCGCCGGCGATCGACTTCCGCACCGGCGACCTCTCGGGCGAGGACTTCCCGGCGCTGGCCTGGCGGCGCGCGCTCAACGCCGCCCTGCTGCGCCGGCCGGCCCGGCTCGGCTACGGCGACCCGCGCGGCCTGCCGGAGCTCCGGGCGGCGCTCCAGGCCTATCTGTGGCGCGCCCGGGGCCTGCGCTGCGGCCTCGACCAGATCGTGGTGGTCAACGGCTCGCAGCAGGGGATCGACCTCTGCGCCCGGCTCCTCGTCGATCCCGGCGACCGGGTGGTGATGGAGGAGCCGGGCTACCGCGCGGCGCGCGGGGTGTTCTCCGCCGCCGGAGCGGCGATCGTCCCGGTTCCGGTCGATGCCGATGGCCTGCGGACCGGGGACCTCGCGGCGATCGGAGGCGCGCGGCTCGCCTACGTCACGCCCTCGCACCAGTTCCCCCTCGGCGGCGTGCTGCCCGCCGCCCGCCGGCAGGCGCTGCTGGACTGGGCGGAGGCGAGCGGCGCGACGATCGTCGAGGACGATTACGACGGCGAGTACCGCTTCGACGCGAGGCCCGTGGAGGCCCTGCTCGGCCTCGATCGCACCGGCCGCGTGATCTACGTCGGCACGATCTCCAAGACCCTCTCGCCGCAGCTGCGCCTCGGCTACCTCGTGGTGCCGCCGGCCCTGGGCGCGGCCTTCGCGGAGGCCAAGCGCCTCGCCGACCGGCAGGCGCCGGGGCTGGAGCAGGCGGCGCTCGCCCGCTTCCTCGCGGAGGGCGGCTACGAGCGCCACCTGCGCCAAGTCCGGCGCCGCAACGCCGAGAGGCGCGCCGCCCTGCTGGCGGCGCTCGCGGAGAGCTTCGGTCCGGCGGTGCGCGTGGAGGGCGCGGCGGCGGGGCTGCACCTCGTCGCCTGGTTCCCGCAGGTGCCGGCCGGCCGCGAGGCCGCGATGGCGGCGGCCGCCCGGGCGGCGGGCATCGGCGTCTACCCGGTCGGTCCGACCTACCACGAGGCGGCGAACCGCCCGGACCGGGCCGGGCTGGTGCTGGGCTTCGCCGGCAGCGGGCCCGAGACGATCCGCGCCGGCATCCGCCGCCTCGCGGCGGCGCTCGCGGCGGCGCCCTGA
- a CDS encoding LysR family transcriptional regulator → MAELRSLEIFYWTASLCSFRKAAERMNTSQPAVSQRIAALEQEFGVTLFERRARSVVLTAKGRDLLAYAERFLRLRTEMMQAVAGPGSLRGVLRLGVSETIVHTWLMRFIARMNEAYPGVTVDIAVDISPNMRDALLNRDLDLAFLVGPITMPSLVNLPLCSVSLAWIAAPGLDLGPGEVSLARLLRHPLITYPKNTNPYVSLREMLAQSNLPPPRLHSNASLSTIVRMAREGIGIGVIPPEVVRQDLEAGSLRVIAPAPALPDIDFTATYASAPDCGLAATAARLAAEVAASPEWRR, encoded by the coding sequence ATGGCGGAACTGAGAAGCCTGGAGATCTTCTACTGGACCGCCTCGCTGTGCAGCTTCCGCAAGGCGGCGGAGCGGATGAACACCTCGCAGCCGGCGGTGTCGCAGCGCATCGCCGCGCTGGAGCAGGAATTCGGCGTGACCCTGTTCGAGCGGCGCGCCCGCTCGGTCGTGCTGACCGCCAAGGGGCGCGACCTGCTCGCGTACGCCGAGCGCTTCCTGCGCCTGCGCACCGAGATGATGCAGGCGGTGGCCGGGCCCGGCTCGCTGCGCGGCGTGCTGCGTCTCGGCGTCTCGGAGACCATCGTCCACACCTGGCTGATGCGCTTCATCGCGCGCATGAACGAGGCCTATCCGGGCGTCACCGTCGACATCGCGGTCGACATCTCGCCCAACATGCGCGACGCGCTCCTGAACCGCGACCTCGACCTCGCCTTCCTGGTCGGGCCGATCACCATGCCGAGCCTCGTCAACCTGCCGCTGTGCAGCGTGTCGCTCGCCTGGATCGCCGCGCCGGGGCTCGATCTCGGCCCGGGCGAGGTCAGCCTCGCGCGCCTGCTGCGCCATCCGCTGATCACCTACCCGAAGAACACCAACCCCTACGTCTCGTTGCGCGAGATGCTGGCGCAGTCGAACCTGCCGCCGCCGCGCCTGCACAGCAACGCGTCCCTCTCCACCATCGTCCGGATGGCGCGGGAGGGCATCGGCATCGGGGTGATCCCGCCGGAGGTGGTGCGCCAGGACCTCGAGGCGGGCTCCCTGCGGGTGATCGCCCCGGCGCCGGCGCTCCCCGACATCGACTTCACCGCCACCTATGCCAGCGCGCCCGATTGCGGGCTCGCCGCCACGGCGGCGCGGCTCGCCGCCGAGGTCGCGGCCTCGCCCGAGTGGCGCCGATGA
- a CDS encoding putative hydro-lyase: MTLPFDRARMSGEAARLACRSGAITGCTAGIADGYVQGNLAVLPADLADEFLLFAQRNPKSCPIIGVSAKGERTIPELGLDLDIATDIPGYRVWRDGEVVAECDSVAEFWRDDLVAFVIGCSYSFEAALAEDGLPLRHVEMGVRVPMYRTSIPTAPAGRFSGPMVVSMRPLTPAQAIRAVQITSRFPSVHGAPVHLGRPDLIGIRDVGAPDYGDPVAIGDDEIPVFWACGVTPQSVIAAVRPAFAITHAPGCMLITDRRNTEYAVL; the protein is encoded by the coding sequence ATGACCCTTCCCTTCGACCGGGCGCGGATGAGCGGCGAGGCGGCCCGGCTCGCCTGCCGCAGCGGCGCCATCACCGGCTGCACCGCCGGCATCGCCGACGGCTACGTCCAGGGCAACCTCGCGGTGCTGCCCGCCGACCTCGCCGACGAGTTCCTGCTGTTTGCCCAGCGCAACCCGAAATCCTGCCCGATCATCGGCGTGTCGGCCAAGGGCGAGCGCACGATCCCCGAGCTCGGCCTCGACCTCGACATCGCCACCGACATTCCCGGCTACCGGGTCTGGCGCGACGGCGAGGTGGTGGCGGAATGCGACTCCGTCGCCGAGTTCTGGCGCGACGACCTCGTGGCCTTCGTGATCGGCTGCTCGTACTCGTTCGAGGCGGCTCTGGCCGAGGACGGGCTCCCCTTGCGCCACGTCGAGATGGGGGTGCGGGTGCCGATGTACCGCACCAGCATCCCCACGGCGCCGGCCGGCCGCTTCTCCGGGCCTATGGTGGTCTCGATGCGACCCCTCACCCCGGCCCAGGCCATCCGGGCGGTGCAGATCACCTCGCGCTTCCCCTCCGTGCACGGCGCGCCGGTCCATCTCGGCCGGCCGGACCTGATCGGCATCCGCGACGTCGGCGCGCCCGATTACGGCGACCCGGTCGCGATCGGCGACGACGAGATCCCGGTCTTCTGGGCCTGCGGCGTCACCCCGCAATCGGTGATCGCCGCGGTGCGGCCGGCCTTCGCCATCACCCACGCGCCGGGCTGCATGCTGATCACCGATCGGCGCAACACCGAATATGCGGTGCTCTGA
- a CDS encoding ABC transporter substrate-binding protein has product MIRRRELLVGAGALSLVASRGAPARAAAPEVVVGVLYAMSGASAQVGVDARHAIETALDLINNDHDLDLPGAKGAGLAGFGGAKIRLVFADHQADPQKGRAEAERLITQDKVSALVGCYQSAVSATVSATAERYGVPFVCADSSSPSLHRKGLKYFFRPAAHDEMFSTAMFDFLDSQRKQGQKIDSVALFFEDTIYGVDSSTVQRKLAAERGYKLVADVKYKSNSPSLTAEVQQLKTANADVLLPTSYTTDAILLTKTMAELGYKPKSIIAQAAGFSEKVTYDAVGDKLQGLISRGSFSLDLAAKRPMVATVNGMYKARAGRDLNDNSSRQFMAMIVLADALDRAGSTDGQKIRAALAATDIPGTRTVMPWTKVAFGPDGQNTFADPVLLQWIGDKFVTVFPEAAAAAPAKWPMNA; this is encoded by the coding sequence ATGATCCGTCGTCGAGAACTCTTGGTGGGGGCCGGCGCCCTCTCGCTCGTCGCCTCACGCGGCGCACCCGCCCGCGCGGCGGCGCCGGAGGTGGTGGTCGGCGTGCTCTACGCCATGTCGGGCGCGAGCGCGCAGGTCGGCGTCGATGCCCGCCACGCCATCGAGACCGCCCTCGACCTCATCAACAACGACCACGACCTCGACCTGCCAGGCGCCAAGGGCGCGGGCCTCGCCGGGTTCGGCGGCGCCAAGATCCGCCTCGTCTTCGCCGACCACCAGGCCGACCCGCAGAAGGGCCGCGCCGAGGCCGAGCGCCTGATCACCCAGGACAAGGTCTCGGCCCTCGTCGGCTGCTACCAGTCGGCGGTCTCGGCGACCGTCAGCGCCACCGCCGAGCGCTACGGCGTGCCGTTCGTCTGCGCCGATTCCTCGTCGCCGAGCCTGCACCGCAAGGGCCTGAAGTACTTCTTCCGCCCGGCCGCCCACGACGAGATGTTTTCGACCGCGATGTTCGACTTCCTGGATTCCCAGCGCAAGCAGGGCCAGAAGATCGACTCGGTCGCCCTGTTCTTCGAGGACACGATCTACGGCGTCGATTCCTCCACCGTGCAGCGCAAGCTCGCCGCCGAGCGCGGCTACAAGCTCGTCGCCGACGTGAAGTACAAGAGCAACTCGCCCTCGCTGACCGCCGAGGTGCAGCAGCTCAAGACCGCGAACGCCGACGTGCTGCTGCCGACGAGCTACACCACCGACGCGATCCTCTTGACGAAGACGATGGCCGAGCTCGGCTACAAGCCGAAGAGCATCATCGCCCAGGCCGCCGGCTTCTCCGAGAAGGTCACCTACGACGCGGTCGGCGACAAGCTCCAGGGCCTGATCTCGCGCGGCAGCTTCTCCCTCGATCTGGCCGCCAAGCGCCCGATGGTCGCCACCGTCAACGGGATGTACAAGGCCCGCGCCGGCCGCGACCTCAATGACAATTCCTCGCGCCAGTTCATGGCGATGATCGTGCTCGCCGACGCCCTCGACCGCGCCGGCTCGACCGACGGCCAGAAGATCCGCGCCGCGCTCGCCGCCACCGACATCCCGGGCACCCGCACGGTGATGCCCTGGACCAAGGTGGCGTTCGGACCCGACGGCCAGAACACCTTCGCCGACCCGGTGCTGCTGCAATGGATCGGCGACAAGTTCGTCACGGTGTTCCCGGAAGCCGCCGCGGCGGCGCCCGCGAAGTGGCCGATGAACGCGTGA
- a CDS encoding branched-chain amino acid ABC transporter permease: MTTQALVQVLASGLLMGLIYALIAVGLSLIFGLMDVVNFAHGEFLMLAMYATFGLVLATQLDPVVLMPLVAALLFSLGAAAYMGVVRFAMRAKANQGMVQIFATFGLAILLQGAAQYLFTPDYRNVQNTWLGGRTLELGGIFLPWPQIFGAAVSLAAFGGLHLLMSRTDFGRALEATREDQGAVALVGIDRNRVFALGWGLGAALVGLAGAVLAIFYYIHPQVGASFALIAYVTVALGGFGSVAGALVAGIIVGLVEAFTAVILPPALKSVGVYALYLAVVFARPQGLFGRL; encoded by the coding sequence ATGACGACGCAAGCCCTGGTGCAGGTGCTGGCGAGCGGCCTCCTGATGGGCTTGATCTACGCCCTGATCGCGGTCGGCCTCTCGCTGATCTTCGGCCTGATGGACGTGGTGAACTTCGCCCACGGCGAGTTCCTGATGCTCGCCATGTACGCGACCTTCGGGCTGGTGCTGGCCACCCAGCTCGATCCGGTGGTGCTGATGCCGCTGGTCGCCGCCCTGCTCTTCAGCTTAGGCGCCGCCGCCTATATGGGCGTGGTCCGGTTCGCCATGCGGGCCAAGGCCAACCAGGGCATGGTGCAGATCTTCGCGACCTTCGGGCTCGCGATCCTGCTCCAGGGCGCCGCCCAGTACCTGTTCACGCCGGATTACCGCAACGTCCAGAACACCTGGCTCGGCGGGCGCACCCTCGAGCTCGGCGGCATCTTCCTGCCCTGGCCGCAGATCTTCGGCGCCGCCGTCTCGCTCGCCGCCTTCGGGGGCCTGCACCTCCTGATGAGCCGCACCGATTTCGGCCGCGCGCTCGAGGCGACGCGCGAGGACCAGGGCGCGGTGGCGCTCGTCGGCATCGACCGCAACCGGGTCTTCGCCCTCGGCTGGGGCTTAGGGGCCGCCCTCGTCGGGCTCGCCGGCGCGGTGCTGGCGATCTTCTACTACATCCACCCCCAGGTCGGCGCGAGCTTCGCGCTCATCGCCTACGTCACGGTGGCGCTCGGCGGCTTCGGCAGCGTGGCCGGCGCGCTCGTCGCCGGGATCATCGTCGGCCTCGTCGAGGCCTTCACGGCGGTGATCCTGCCGCCGGCGCTCAAATCCGTCGGCGTCTACGCCCTCTACCTCGCGGTGGTGTTCGCGCGGCCGCAAGGCCTGTTCGGGAGGCTCTAG
- a CDS encoding branched-chain amino acid ABC transporter permease, with protein sequence MTTLTTALAPGSSLVRAEASYAAKRRRKLVVALLVFAALAALPYGIRDVYLQNVLILTLMYAALSQSWNILGGYCGQVSLGHALYFGFGAYATSVLFVNYGVLPWFGMLAGGLLSALVALVLGYPCFRLAGHYFSIATIVIAEIGLLLVHNWEFVGGAMGIQWPFNPDSWWTLQFARDKIPYVHFAVGLLAVVWFVTWLIEGSRWGYWWRAVKDDAQAAESLGVEVFRSKMAAAAVSAFFTAIGGGFYAAYVSYIDPESVMSFRFSLLFALPAVLGGIGTLWGPLVGAAILIPLTEISRSYLGGSGNGLDLMLYGVLVMVVALARPEGVLSLFRRTRKARNEEATP encoded by the coding sequence ATGACCACGCTGACCACCGCCCTCGCGCCGGGATCGAGCCTGGTGCGGGCCGAGGCGAGCTACGCAGCGAAGCGCCGGCGCAAGCTGGTCGTCGCGCTCCTCGTCTTCGCCGCCCTCGCGGCGCTGCCCTACGGCATCCGCGACGTCTACCTGCAGAACGTCCTGATCCTGACCCTGATGTACGCCGCGCTCTCGCAGAGCTGGAACATCCTGGGCGGCTATTGCGGGCAGGTGTCGCTCGGCCACGCGCTCTATTTCGGCTTCGGCGCCTACGCGACCTCGGTCCTGTTCGTCAATTACGGCGTGCTGCCGTGGTTCGGGATGCTGGCGGGCGGCCTGCTCTCGGCCCTGGTCGCGCTCGTCCTCGGCTATCCGTGCTTTCGGCTCGCCGGCCACTACTTCTCGATCGCCACCATCGTGATCGCGGAGATCGGCCTGCTCCTCGTCCACAACTGGGAGTTCGTCGGCGGCGCCATGGGCATCCAGTGGCCGTTCAACCCGGATTCGTGGTGGACGCTGCAATTCGCCCGCGACAAGATCCCCTACGTCCACTTCGCGGTCGGCCTCCTCGCCGTGGTCTGGTTCGTGACCTGGCTGATCGAGGGCTCGCGCTGGGGTTACTGGTGGCGCGCGGTCAAGGACGATGCCCAGGCCGCCGAGAGCCTCGGCGTCGAGGTCTTCCGCTCCAAGATGGCGGCGGCGGCCGTCTCGGCCTTCTTCACCGCGATCGGCGGCGGGTTCTACGCGGCCTACGTCTCGTACATCGATCCCGAGAGCGTGATGAGCTTCCGCTTCTCGCTGCTGTTTGCCCTGCCGGCGGTGCTCGGCGGCATCGGTACCCTCTGGGGACCGCTCGTCGGCGCCGCGATCCTGATCCCGCTCACCGAGATCAGCCGCTCCTATCTCGGCGGCAGCGGCAACGGCCTCGACCTGATGCTCTACGGCGTCCTCGTGATGGTGGTGGCGCTCGCCCGGCCCGAGGGCGTGCTCAGCCTGTTCCGCCGCACCCGCAAGGCCCGCAACGAGGAGGCGACGCCGTGA
- a CDS encoding ABC transporter ATP-binding protein, whose product MSTPSVSTSPASEPLLRIDHVTLRFGGLVANADVSLDVPEGQILGLLGPNGAGKSTLFNLISGTYRPSEGRIVFRGRDITDLSAPERCRRGIARTFQVPRSFDSMNVVENVIVGGFARHAGAAAARRVALETLDFAGLSHRAEAVAGELTPPEKRRLEVARALATEPKLLLLDEVLTGLTPSEAKAGVELIRKVAARGVTVIMVEHVMEVVMPLVDRAVVLHLGRVLAEGHPTEVVRHEGVITAYLGERHRAA is encoded by the coding sequence GTGAGCACCCCGTCCGTGAGCACCTCGCCCGCGAGCGAACCCCTGCTGCGAATCGACCACGTCACGCTGCGCTTCGGCGGCCTCGTCGCCAATGCCGATGTCAGCCTCGACGTGCCGGAGGGCCAGATCCTCGGGCTGCTCGGCCCGAACGGCGCCGGCAAGTCGACCCTGTTCAACCTGATCTCCGGCACCTACCGGCCGAGCGAGGGCCGGATCGTCTTCCGGGGTCGGGACATCACCGATCTCTCCGCCCCCGAGCGCTGCCGGCGCGGCATCGCCCGCACCTTCCAGGTGCCCCGCTCCTTCGACTCGATGAACGTGGTCGAGAACGTCATCGTCGGGGGCTTCGCCCGCCACGCCGGCGCCGCCGCGGCGCGCCGCGTGGCGCTGGAAACCCTCGACTTCGCGGGGCTCAGCCACCGGGCCGAGGCCGTGGCCGGGGAACTGACGCCGCCGGAGAAGCGCCGCCTCGAGGTCGCCCGCGCGCTCGCCACCGAGCCGAAGCTCCTCCTCCTCGACGAGGTGCTGACGGGGCTGACCCCGAGCGAGGCCAAGGCCGGCGTCGAGCTGATCCGCAAGGTCGCGGCCCGCGGCGTCACCGTCATCATGGTCGAGCACGTGATGGAGGTGGTGATGCCGCTCGTCGACCGTGCCGTGGTGCTGCATCTCGGCCGCGTGCTGGCCGAGGGCCATCCGACCGAGGTGGTGCGCCACGAGGGCGTCATCACCGCCTATCTGGGGGAGCGCCACCGTGCTGCTTGA